One segment of Calditrichota bacterium DNA contains the following:
- a CDS encoding type II toxin-antitoxin system Phd/YefM family antitoxin — protein MKTVAVTKARSNLYRLIDEVNEFSEPIQINGKRGNAILISEEDWRSIQETLYLISIPGMRESIIEGMKTPVDECSEEVEW, from the coding sequence ATGAAGACAGTCGCTGTCACCAAAGCAAGATCAAATTTGTACAGATTAATCGACGAGGTCAATGAATTTAGTGAACCAATTCAAATTAACGGAAAGCGGGGGAATGCTATTTTGATTTCTGAGGAAGATTGGCGTTCAATTCAGGAGACACTTTATTTAATTTCAATTCCGGGAATGAGAGAATCAATTATTGAGGGAATGAAAACTCCGGTTGATGAGTGCTCCGAGGAAGTCGAATGGTGA
- a CDS encoding Txe/YoeB family addiction module toxin → MKWKLVYTSQARKDAKKIAAAGLKEKVIFLLKILEQNPFQTPPPFEKLIGDLEGAYSRRINIQHRLVYQILDEEKIVKIIRMWTHYE, encoded by the coding sequence GTGAAATGGAAATTGGTCTATACCAGTCAAGCGAGAAAAGATGCGAAAAAAATTGCTGCAGCCGGACTTAAAGAAAAGGTAATCTTCTTGTTGAAAATTCTCGAACAGAATCCTTTTCAAACTCCTCCCCCTTTTGAAAAACTAATCGGCGATTTGGAAGGCGCTTATTCCCGCCGAATTAATATTCAGCATAGACTTGTTTATCAAATATTAGACGAAGAGAAAATTGTCAAAATTATTCGGATGTGGACACATTATGAGTGA
- a CDS encoding TetR/AcrR family transcriptional regulator, with amino-acid sequence MFETAQDLFFRYGIRRVTVEEICRTAGVSKMTFYKYFKNKIDLVKKLMEKIYDQALAEY; translated from the coding sequence ATATTTGAAACTGCGCAGGACTTATTTTTTCGCTATGGAATTCGGCGGGTAACGGTGGAGGAAATTTGCCGCACTGCTGGTGTGAGCAAGATGACTTTTTACAAATATTTCAAAAATAAAATTGATTTGGTGAAAAAATTGATGGAAAAAATTTATGACCAGGCATTGGCTGAATAT